A genomic window from Lotus japonicus ecotype B-129 chromosome 1, LjGifu_v1.2 includes:
- the LOC130719338 gene encoding uncharacterized protein LOC130719338 produces the protein MENEYEVMHGVCEFQSVGIVINGNYIPTDATIEQPLLIDRWLDEHKVHNQYNSSTKLCLINALSPTKHGRVDSYETTKEIWDALTIAHEGTSNVKQTKINMLVTQYKMFKMREDESISDMFARFQGITNKMRQLGRTYDNADQVNKILSCQRSGDQMLLLSKKSKTSTR, from the coding sequence ATGGAAAACGAGTATGAGGTTATGCATGGAGTTTGCGAGTTTCAAAGTGTGGGAATTGTGATCAATGGAAACTATATTCCCACAGATGCAACAATTGAACAACCTCTTCTAATAGATCGTTGGCTCGATGAGCACAAGGTGCACAACCAGTATAACTCCAGTACAAAGTTGTGTCTCATCAACGCCTTAAGCCCAACAAAGCATGGCAGAGTTGACAGCTATGAGACAACAAAGGAGATATGGGACGCTCTTACCATAGCTCATGAGGGTACGTCAAATGTCAAGCAGACCAAGATAAATATGTTGGTCACACAATATAAGATGTTCAAAATGCGGGAAGACGAGAGCATTAGTGATATGTTTGCAAGATTCCAAGGGATCACAAACAAAATGAGGCAACTTGGTAGAACATACGACAATGCAGATCAAGTCAACAAAATTCTAAGTTGTCAAAGAAGTGGAGACCAAATgttactgctatccaagaagTCAAAGACCTCAACACGTTAA
- the LOC130729284 gene encoding probable serine/threonine-protein kinase PBL11, whose protein sequence is MGACWSNKIKAVSPSNTGFTSRSVSRSGNDTSTDSRNSSASISVTSRSEGEILQSSNLKSFTYNELRAATRNFRPDSVLGEGGFGSVFKGWIDEHSLTATKPGMGSIVAVKRLNQEGFQGHREWLAEINYLGQLQHPNLVKLIGYCFEDEHRLLVYEFMPKGSMENHLFRRGSYFQPFSWSLRLKIALGAAKGLAFLHSTEPKVIYRDFKTSNILLDTKYSAKLSDFGLARDGPVGDKSHVSTRVMGTRGYAAPEYLATGHLTANSDVYSFGVVLLEIISGRRAIDKNQPAGEHNLVEWAKPYLSNKRRVFRVMDPRLEGQYSHSRAQAVAALAMRCLDGEPKCRPGMDEVVKALEQLQEPKDTQKKGADPKGDRVRGSGLNHQASGKGGADATRKATAYPRPSASFLHA, encoded by the exons ATGGGTGCTTGCTGGAGCAATAAGATAAAGGCTGTGAGTCCTTCCAATACAG GTTTCACTTCTAGAAGTGTCAGCAGGAGTGGCAATGACACCAGCACAGATAGCAGGAACTCGTCAGCCTCCATATCGGTCACTTCTCGAAGCGAGGGTGAGATCTTGCAGTCTTCCAATTTGAAAAGCTTCACCTACAATGAGCTAAGAGCAGCCACGAGAAATTTCCGCCCAGATAGCGTATTAGGGGAGGGGGGATTTGGTTCAGTTTTTAAGGGCTGGATAGATGAGCATTCGCTTACTGCTACCAAACCAGGAATGGGCAGTATTGTTGCTGTCAAGAGGCTTAACCAAGAAGGATTCCAGGGTCACAGAGAATGGTTG GCTGAAATCAACTATCTTGGGCAACTTCAGCATCCTAATCTTGTCAAGTTAATAGGGTACTGCTTTGAGGACGAACATCGGCTTCTGGTTTATGAATTTATGCCTAAGGGTAGCATGGAGAATCATCTGTTCAGAA GAGGTTCTTATTTTCAGCCATTCTCTTGGAGTTTGCGATTGAAAATAGCCCTTGGGGCTGCAAAGGGTCTTGCTTTTCTCCATAGTACAGAACCTAAAGTCATATACCGTGACTTCAAAACTTCAAATATCCTACTTGACACC AAATATAGTGCCAAACTTTCTGATTTTGGGTTGGCCAGGGATGGGCCAGTTGGTGATAAAAGCCATGTCTCAACTAGGGTCATGGGAACCCGTGGATATGCAGCACCGGAGTATCTAGCAACAG GTCATCTTACTGCCAACAGTGACGTATATAGTTTTGGGGTAGTTCTTCTGGAGATCATATCAGGAAGACGAGCTATAGACAAGAACCAACCAGCTGGAGAGCATAACCTGGTTGAATGGGCCAAGCCTTACCTATCCAACAAACGGAGAGTTTTCCGGGTGATGGATCCGCGTCTGGAAGGACAATATTCCCATAGCCGAGCTCAAGCCGTGGCAGCCCTTGCTATGCGGTGTCTTGATGGAGAGCCTAAGTGCAGGCCAGGCATGGATGAGGTTGTGAAAGCATTGGAGCAGCTTCAGGAACCAAAGGACACACAGAAAAAAGGTGCTGATCCGAAAGGGGACCGCGTTCGAGGTTCCGGCCTCAACCACCAGGCTTCTGGCAAAGGAGGTGCAGATGCTACTAGAAAGGCCACTGCTTATCCCAGACCTTCTGCTTCTTTCCTTCATGCTTGA